One region of Salvelinus sp. IW2-2015 linkage group LG1, ASM291031v2, whole genome shotgun sequence genomic DNA includes:
- the LOC111961223 gene encoding eukaryotic initiation factor 4A-III: MEVATVPRTRRLLKEEDMTKIEFETSEEVDVTPTFDTMGLREDLLRGIYAYGFEKPSAIQQRAIKQIIKGRDVIAQSQSGTGKTATFCVSVLQCLDIQVRETQALILAPTRELAGQIQKVLLALGDYMNVQCHSCIGGTNVGEDIRKLDYGQHVVAGTPGRVFDMIRRRSLRTRAIKMLVLDEADEMLNKGFKEQIYDVYRYLPPATQVCLISATLPHEILEMTNKFMTDPIRILVKRDELTLEGIKQFFVAVEREEWKFDTLCDLYDTLTITQAVIFCNTKRKVDWLTEKMREANFTVSSMHGDMPQKERESIMKEFRSGASRVLISTDVWARGLDVPQVSLIINYDLPNNRELYIHRIGRSGRYGRKGVAINFVKNDDIRILRDIEQYYSTQIDEMPMNVADLI; encoded by the exons ATGGAAGTAGCCACCGTACCGCGCACGAGGCGTCTATTGAAGGAGGAAGATATGACCAAGATCGAGTTTGAGACCAGCGAGGAGGTCGATGTTACGCCTACCTTCGACACAATGGGCCTACGAGAGGATCTCCTCCGTGGGATCTACGCATACG GTTTCGAGAAGCCTTCCGCAATCCAACAAAGAGCAattaaacagatcatcaagggtAGAGATGTCATTGCACA gtCTCAGTCAGGAACAGGAAAGACTGCCACGTTTTGCGTATCAGTGCTGCAGTGTCTTGACATTCAG gTGCGTGAAACCCAAGCACTGATCCTGGCTCCCACCAGAGAGTTGGCTGGACAGATACAGAAG GTGCTCCTGGCCCTCGGTGACTACATGAACGTCCAGTGTCATTCCTGCATCGGAGGGACAAACGTGGGTGAGGACATCCGTAAACTGGACTATGGCCAGCACGTAGTAGCAGGGACCCCTGGGAGAGTGTTTG ATATGATCCGCAGGAGGAGTTTGAGGACGCGTGCCATCAAGATGCTGGTGCTTGACGAAGCAGACGAAATGCTCAACAAGG GTTTCAAAGAGCAGATCTACGACGTGTACCGGTACCTGCCCCCCGCCACCCAGGTGTGTCTGATCAGCGCCACGCTGCCCCACGAGATCCTGGAGATGACCAACAAGTTCATGACCGACCCCATCCGCATCCTGGTCAAACG TGATGAGTTGACTCTGGAGGGCATCAAGCAGTTCTTCGTGGcagtagagagggaggagtggaagtTTGACACCCTGTGTGACCTGTATGACACCCTCACCATCACACAGGCTGTCATCTTCTGCAACACCAAGCGGAAG gttgactggctgactgagaaGATGAGGGAGGCCAACTTCACTGTTTCCTCCATGCATGGAGACATGccccagaaggagagagagtccaTCATGAAAGAGTTCCGGTCCGGCGCCAG CCGAGTGCTTATCTCAACTGATGTGTGGGCCCGAGGTCTGGATGTGCCCCAGGTGTCCCTCATTATCAACTACGACCTGCCCAACAACAGAGAgctgtacatccacag gATTGGCCGATCAGGTCGTTACGGCCGCAAGGGTGTGGCCATCAACTTTGTGAAGAACGACGACATCCGTATTCTCCGTGACATTGAGCAGTACTATTCCACACAGATCGATGAAATGCCAATGAACG TGGCTGACCTGATCTAA